The following proteins are encoded in a genomic region of Zea mays cultivar B73 chromosome 9, Zm-B73-REFERENCE-NAM-5.0, whole genome shotgun sequence:
- the LOC103639009 gene encoding metacaspase-1, with the protein MASARPPQAQGTTTCCTGCGACLRVAPGARSVRCGLCHAVTRGERRPPHGLHHAAVGIIKGLTGVFASPRGTGGGGGAGAVLQELPASFPRVRGCKKRALLVGISYAATKHELRGAVNDVHCMSYLLRERFGFPEECILVLTQEDKDPARVPARANLMRALRWLVDGTSAGDSLVFHFSGHGVQRLDRDGDEADGYDEALCPVDFDDPHGGGVILDDEINATIVRPLGKGVKLHAFVDTCHSGTMLDLPYLCRLSRTGYWQWENQQSGLSGDTKCTSGGLAISISGCADSQMSQDSTSVSAPTSTGAMTYSFIKAVESEPGTTYGRLLAAMRATIRQNGGELGIPGPIGTFFRRVITFSCAQEPQLCASETFDVYTKPFLL; encoded by the exons ATGGCGAGCGCGCGGCCGCCGCAGGCGCAGGGCACGACGACGTGCTGCACCGGCTGCGGCGCGTGCCTGCGCGTGGCCCCCGGGGCCCGTTCCGTGCGGTGCGGGCTCTGCCACGCCGTCACGCGCGGGGAGCGCCGCCCCCCGCACGGCCTGCACCACGCCGCCGTGGGCATCATCAAGGGCCTCACCGGAGTCTTCGCGTCGCCGCGGgggaccggcggcggcggcggcgccggcgcgGTGCTCCAGGAGCTGCCGGCGAGCTTCCCGCGCGTCCGCGGCTGCAAGAAGCGCGCGCTCCTGGTGGGGATCAGCTACGCCGCCACCAAGCACGAGCTCAGGGGTGCCGTCAACGACGTCCACTGCATGAGCTACCTGCTCCGCGAGCGCTTCGGCTTCCCGGAGGAATGCATCCTCGTGCTCACAC AGGAGGACAAGGACCCTGCACGGGTGCCGGCGCGGGCGAACCTGATGCGGGCGCTGCGGTGGCTCGTGGACGGCACCAGCGCCGGGGACTCCCTGGTGTTCCACTTCTCCGGCCACGGCGTGCAGAGGCTGGACAGGGACGGCGACGAGGCGGACGGCTACGACGAGGCGCTGTGCCCGGTGGACTTCGACGACCCCCACGGCGGCGGCGTCATCCTGGACGACGAGATCAACGCCACCATCGTGCGCCCGCTCGGCAAGGGCGTCAAGCTGCACGCCTTCGTGGACACCTGCCACAGCGGCACCATGCTGGACCTCCCGTACCTCTGCCGCCTGTCCAG GACCGGATACTGGCAGTGGGAGAACCAACAGAGCGGCCTCTCCGGCGATACCAAGTGCACCAGCGGCGGCCTCGCCATCTCCATCAGCGGCTGCGCCGACAGCCAGATGTCGCAAGACAGCACG TCGGTGTCCGCGCCCACCTCCACCGGCGCCATGACGTACAGCTTCATCAAGGCGGTGGAGTCAGAACCAGGCACCACCTACGGCCGCCTGCTGGCGGCGATGAGGGCCACCATCCGCCAGAACGGCGGGGAGTTGGGCATACCGGGCCCCATCGGCACCTTCTTCCGCCGGGTCATCACATTCAGCTGCGCGCAG GAGCCCCAGCTGTGCGCTTCAGAAACGTTCGACGTCTACACGAAACCCTTCCTCTTGTGA